A window of the Rhodohalobacter mucosus genome harbors these coding sequences:
- a CDS encoding DUF2267 domain-containing protein, translated as MQIKDYYVPVIHSFDFIDSEEETRESIKTVLGVLATSVSEEMVRDFSAQLPDWLDYDALRGENRNTISRIPADCKEVLKEEYGFDDTDAEALMYKVVAITVQNSTGNLGDLILELPDEWEEVFNQSPKRENVEDEPVI; from the coding sequence ATGCAAATCAAAGACTACTACGTTCCGGTTATTCATTCATTTGATTTTATCGATAGTGAAGAGGAAACCAGAGAATCGATCAAAACGGTACTGGGTGTATTGGCTACTTCAGTTTCTGAGGAAATGGTAAGAGATTTTTCGGCCCAGCTGCCCGACTGGCTCGATTATGATGCTCTCCGGGGTGAAAACAGGAATACGATCTCCAGGATACCGGCGGATTGCAAGGAGGTATTGAAGGAGGAGTACGGATTCGACGACACGGATGCGGAAGCCCTTATGTACAAGGTTGTCGCGATCACTGTTCAGAACAGTACGGGGAACCTGGGTGATCTCATTCTGGAGCTGCCGGATGAATGGGAGGAAGTGTTCAATCAGTCGCCCAAACGCGAAAACGTTGAAGATGAACCGGTAATCTGA
- the ligA gene encoding NAD-dependent DNA ligase LigA — MGKENKDVDLTPDVNIEGISSADEADQSIQKLREAIRYHNYRYYVKDDPVISDSEYDTLMEQLEKLEEEYPDLKTDDSPTRQVGGEPKDELGLVDHPEPMLSLKSVKESEEVKKFDDTCRSELDKDSQVYTCEPKYDGLAVELIYEGGKLTTGSTRGDGQTGEDVTGNIKTISEVPLRLMEEPDREVPDNLVVRGEVFISKKDFADMNRRRREEDKKPFANPRNAAAGSLRQLDPNVTAERPLRFYAYQIAGAEDHGFESQREVLQALPGWGLKVNGELNKTFGTIDEVIDYYGELEERREDLEYEIDGMVCKVDDIDGQAALGERSRNPRWAIAWKFPPKRESSVVEKIEVQVGRTGKLTPVAHLEPVNIGGVEVSRASLHNQHEIDEKDIRIGDKVIVERAGDVIPQVVKPIKESRDGSEKEFTMPDRCPVCGSDVVMSGDKKQTHCPNIDCKAQVQRRIEHFVSKDAMDIEGLGGKRIKQLMDQGLIEKTADLYSLKKEKLAELDDYAEKSARNLMDEIEKSKSVKLDAFLYALGIPHVGNHMARVLCEHFDTLDDLKEADESRLREIDEIGPEVSKAVTTFFGEKKNLETIDDILSAGVQPENPYGGKQKQVLDGLKFVFTGELENWTRDEVKEMVERLGGRAVSSVSGETDYVVKGPGAGSKLDDAGEMDVPVIDEDEFRDLIDKKRESG; from the coding sequence ATGGGCAAGGAGAATAAGGATGTGGATCTGACACCCGATGTGAATATCGAGGGGATATCATCCGCGGATGAGGCCGATCAGAGTATTCAAAAGCTTCGGGAAGCCATCCGGTATCATAACTACCGCTACTACGTGAAAGATGATCCGGTCATCTCCGATTCCGAATACGATACGCTCATGGAGCAGCTCGAGAAGCTGGAAGAGGAGTATCCGGACCTGAAAACGGATGACTCTCCCACCCGTCAGGTGGGCGGTGAGCCGAAAGATGAACTGGGTCTTGTGGATCACCCCGAACCGATGCTGAGCCTGAAGTCGGTGAAAGAGTCAGAGGAGGTGAAAAAATTTGACGACACCTGCAGGAGTGAACTGGATAAAGATTCGCAGGTTTACACGTGCGAACCCAAGTATGACGGCCTGGCCGTTGAACTTATATATGAAGGCGGAAAACTGACAACGGGCAGCACACGCGGCGATGGTCAGACCGGGGAGGATGTAACCGGCAACATAAAAACAATCAGTGAGGTGCCCCTGCGGCTGATGGAGGAGCCGGACCGGGAAGTTCCGGATAACCTGGTGGTGCGGGGAGAGGTGTTTATTTCGAAAAAGGATTTTGCGGATATGAACAGGCGGCGAAGGGAAGAGGACAAAAAACCCTTTGCCAACCCCAGAAACGCAGCGGCGGGATCTCTTCGCCAGCTCGATCCCAATGTTACTGCAGAGCGCCCCCTTCGATTTTATGCCTACCAGATCGCAGGTGCTGAAGATCATGGGTTTGAATCGCAGCGGGAAGTGCTTCAAGCCCTGCCCGGATGGGGATTGAAAGTAAACGGCGAGTTGAACAAAACATTCGGTACTATCGATGAGGTAATTGACTATTACGGTGAGCTGGAAGAGCGGCGCGAAGACCTTGAATATGAAATAGACGGAATGGTTTGCAAGGTGGATGATATTGACGGTCAGGCTGCGCTTGGAGAGCGCTCCAGGAATCCGCGCTGGGCAATTGCCTGGAAATTTCCGCCCAAAAGGGAATCATCCGTAGTTGAAAAAATTGAGGTGCAGGTTGGAAGGACCGGCAAGCTGACGCCGGTAGCCCATCTTGAACCGGTGAACATAGGCGGGGTAGAGGTGAGCAGGGCATCTCTTCACAACCAGCACGAAATAGACGAGAAAGATATTCGGATAGGGGATAAGGTTATTGTGGAAAGGGCGGGCGATGTTATACCCCAGGTGGTAAAACCGATCAAAGAGAGCCGCGACGGATCGGAGAAAGAATTCACCATGCCGGATAGATGCCCTGTATGCGGTTCGGACGTTGTGATGAGCGGGGATAAAAAACAAACCCACTGCCCCAATATAGATTGCAAGGCACAGGTTCAGAGGCGCATAGAGCATTTCGTGTCAAAGGACGCTATGGATATTGAAGGCCTCGGCGGAAAGCGGATCAAACAACTGATGGATCAGGGGCTGATTGAAAAGACGGCAGACCTCTACAGCCTGAAAAAAGAGAAGTTGGCTGAACTGGATGATTATGCAGAGAAGTCAGCCCGGAATTTGATGGATGAGATCGAAAAGAGCAAAAGCGTGAAACTGGATGCATTTCTCTATGCTTTAGGCATTCCGCATGTTGGAAACCACATGGCACGAGTGCTTTGTGAGCACTTCGACACCCTGGATGATCTGAAAGAGGCGGATGAATCAAGGCTCAGAGAGATCGATGAGATCGGACCCGAAGTTTCAAAGGCCGTAACCACGTTCTTTGGGGAGAAGAAAAACCTGGAAACGATCGACGACATTCTGAGCGCAGGAGTGCAACCTGAAAATCCATACGGCGGAAAGCAGAAACAGGTACTGGACGGATTGAAATTTGTGTTCACGGGAGAACTTGAAAACTGGACCCGGGATGAGGTGAAAGAGATGGTGGAGCGCCTCGGGGGACGGGCTGTTTCAAGCGTAAGCGGCGAAACGGACTATGTTGTTAAAGGGCCCGGGGCCGGTTCAAAACTGGATGATGCAGGGGAAATGGATGTTCCCGTAATTGATGAGGATGAATTCAGGGACCTGATTGATAAAAAGAGAGAATCGGGTTAA
- a CDS encoding aldo/keto reductase produces MKTFQFNNGDELPAIGLGTWKSEKDAVGRAVKEALAAGYRHIDCAADYDNEEYVGKALSEFFSDGEIARKDVWVTSKLWNNAHKEEDVIPALKQTLQDLQLDYLDLYLIHWPVAFKPDVRYPEDDGDFLSLDEVPLIETWSAMLKAKEQGLIRHAGVSNFSIKKLKNLASQTDDTPEMNQVELHPYLQQQELVDYCHENNIHVTAYSPLGSSDRPDALKRDDEPSLLNNDTIEEIAAKHNATPAQVLIRWSVERDTAVIPKSENPGRIRENIKSIELDLDEGDMNKISDLDRHFRYVHGKFFEIGDNSYDNIFDD; encoded by the coding sequence ATGAAAACATTTCAATTTAATAACGGTGATGAGTTGCCTGCGATCGGCCTTGGAACCTGGAAATCGGAAAAAGATGCGGTTGGCAGAGCGGTGAAAGAAGCACTTGCAGCCGGATATCGCCACATTGATTGTGCGGCTGACTATGACAATGAAGAGTATGTGGGCAAGGCGCTTTCTGAATTCTTTTCAGACGGGGAGATTGCGAGAAAGGATGTATGGGTTACATCCAAACTCTGGAATAACGCCCATAAGGAAGAAGATGTAATTCCTGCCCTGAAACAGACGCTGCAGGATCTTCAGCTGGACTATCTGGACCTGTATCTGATTCACTGGCCGGTTGCGTTCAAGCCGGATGTAAGATACCCGGAAGATGACGGCGATTTTCTTTCTCTCGACGAAGTGCCATTGATCGAAACGTGGTCTGCCATGCTGAAAGCAAAAGAGCAGGGGCTGATCCGGCATGCGGGAGTTTCAAATTTCAGCATCAAAAAGTTGAAGAACCTAGCTTCTCAGACGGATGACACTCCTGAAATGAACCAGGTTGAACTCCATCCCTACCTGCAGCAGCAGGAACTGGTGGATTATTGCCATGAAAACAACATCCACGTAACCGCGTATTCGCCGCTGGGAAGCAGTGACAGGCCGGATGCCCTGAAAAGGGATGACGAACCGAGCCTGTTAAACAATGATACTATCGAAGAGATTGCGGCGAAACATAATGCAACGCCCGCTCAGGTGCTTATAAGATGGTCGGTTGAGCGGGATACAGCGGTGATTCCGAAGTCGGAAAATCCGGGCCGAATCAGGGAGAACATCAAAAGCATCGAGCTGGATCTGGACGAAGGGGATATGAATAAGATCAGTGATCTGGACAGGCATTTCCGATATGTACACGGCAAGTTTTTTGAAATCGGGGATAACTCGTACGAC